From Caulobacter segnis, a single genomic window includes:
- a CDS encoding DUF2141 domain-containing protein, which yields MEARSVLIGMVFAGLAMAGTAHAQGAARALTDKECVGRKTATRLNVQVGALRSDAGNVVITVYPGDPSRFMAPRGKLARAKIKTSAPMSQACFFLPSPADAYAVVVYHDADGDGDLDRSPAGMPIEGYGFSNDAPTKFGAPSFDAVRFGVKPVGETTIRVKVRYPTK from the coding sequence ATGGAAGCACGATCCGTCCTGATCGGCATGGTGTTCGCGGGACTGGCGATGGCGGGAACCGCCCACGCCCAGGGCGCGGCGCGCGCGCTGACGGACAAGGAGTGCGTGGGACGCAAGACCGCCACCCGGCTCAACGTGCAGGTCGGCGCCCTGCGCTCCGACGCCGGCAATGTCGTGATCACGGTCTATCCCGGCGATCCCAGCCGCTTCATGGCGCCGCGCGGCAAGCTGGCGCGCGCCAAGATCAAGACCTCGGCCCCGATGAGCCAGGCCTGCTTCTTCCTGCCATCGCCGGCCGACGCCTATGCGGTGGTCGTCTATCACGACGCCGATGGCGATGGTGATTTGGATCGCAGCCCGGCGGGCATGCCGATCGAGGGCTATGGCTTCTCGAACGATGCGCCAACCAAGTTCGGCGCGCCGTCGTTCGACGCGGTGCGCTTTGGCGTCAAGCCGGTGGGCGAGACGACCATCCGGGTCAAGGTGCGCTACCCTACGAAGTGA
- a CDS encoding HIT family protein, protein MTNPTALAFGYPGSKIAETDHWLILVRPKQPTFGSLVLVCKEAVQAFSEVSPAAFADLQTAVSGVERLLKARVGYEKINYLMLMMVDKDVHFHVLPRYEGAREHEGQAFPDAGWPAAPALGSAVELAPDAVERLARDFAQAWVQA, encoded by the coding sequence ATGACCAATCCCACCGCCCTGGCGTTCGGCTATCCCGGTTCCAAGATCGCGGAGACCGATCACTGGCTGATTCTCGTCCGTCCGAAGCAACCGACATTTGGGTCTTTGGTCCTGGTGTGCAAGGAAGCCGTCCAGGCGTTCTCCGAAGTGAGTCCCGCCGCCTTCGCCGACCTGCAGACCGCCGTGTCCGGCGTCGAGCGTCTGCTGAAGGCGCGGGTCGGCTATGAGAAGATCAATTACCTGATGCTGATGATGGTCGACAAAGACGTCCATTTCCATGTGCTACCGCGCTACGAGGGCGCGCGCGAGCATGAAGGCCAGGCCTTCCCCGACGCCGGCTGGCCCGCCGCGCCCGCCCTGGGCTCGGCCGTCGAGCTGGCGCCGGACGCCGTCGAGCGCCTCGCGCGGGATTTCGCGCAAGCCTGGGTCCAAGCGTGA
- a CDS encoding LptF/LptG family permease produces MSAKDMTAGPLRLLDRYLLRLLFWPLVGCLGVTVVALLLERVLRLLDVLSQSSARFGYVTQLAANLVPHYLGLALPVAFFVALFIVIVKLSDGSEIDALLATGQSLERIAAPFLIVGVLLSVFSVGVFGYMQPYSRYTYRAVMHAAINAGWNGRLAGGAFIDDKGSLLTADSADMAGQRLTRVFIRRLDAHGQEEIITAASADLKMDPGGKTITMDLKNGRRIGHDADGSYRNLAFSSLTTQTPLAAAAALLRDRGSDERELTMGELARQAKSSNPVVPKATLLSELYGRWARAVFLPFLPLLAFPLGLASKRGNRAPGLVMAGLLLLAFQHSLLLGQGLAKAGKIAPFPAIWVPFSLFAALAVWLFVGSRTRPGDTPVSRLVRRINNLVARVIRALPLPKKRQAA; encoded by the coding sequence GTGAGCGCCAAGGATATGACCGCCGGCCCACTGAGGCTGCTCGACCGCTACCTGCTGCGCCTGCTGTTCTGGCCGCTGGTCGGGTGCCTGGGCGTCACCGTCGTGGCCTTGCTGCTGGAGCGGGTCCTGCGCCTGCTGGACGTGCTGTCCCAAAGCAGCGCCCGCTTCGGCTACGTCACCCAGCTGGCCGCCAACCTGGTGCCGCACTATCTGGGCCTGGCCCTGCCGGTGGCCTTCTTCGTGGCGCTGTTCATCGTCATCGTGAAGCTGTCGGACGGCTCGGAAATCGACGCCCTGCTGGCCACCGGCCAGTCGCTGGAGCGCATCGCCGCGCCGTTCCTGATCGTGGGCGTGCTGCTCAGCGTCTTCAGCGTGGGCGTGTTCGGCTACATGCAGCCCTACAGCCGCTACACCTACCGCGCCGTCATGCACGCGGCGATCAACGCCGGCTGGAACGGACGCCTGGCCGGCGGGGCGTTCATCGACGACAAGGGCTCGCTGCTGACCGCCGACAGCGCCGACATGGCCGGCCAGCGCCTGACCCGGGTCTTCATCCGCCGCCTGGACGCCCACGGCCAGGAAGAGATCATCACCGCCGCGTCGGCCGATCTGAAGATGGATCCCGGCGGCAAGACCATCACCATGGACCTGAAGAACGGCCGCCGCATCGGCCACGACGCCGACGGCTCCTATCGCAACCTGGCCTTTAGCAGCCTGACCACCCAGACGCCGCTGGCCGCCGCCGCGGCGCTGCTGCGCGACCGGGGCAGCGACGAGCGCGAGCTGACCATGGGCGAGCTGGCCAGACAGGCCAAGTCCAGCAATCCCGTCGTGCCGAAGGCGACCCTGCTAAGCGAACTCTACGGCCGCTGGGCGCGGGCGGTCTTCCTGCCGTTCCTGCCACTGCTGGCCTTCCCGCTGGGCCTGGCGTCCAAGCGCGGCAATCGCGCGCCGGGCCTGGTGATGGCGGGCCTGCTGCTGCTGGCCTTCCAGCACTCGCTGCTGCTGGGCCAAGGCCTGGCCAAGGCCGGCAAGATCGCGCCCTTCCCGGCCATCTGGGTTCCTTTCAGCCTGTTCGCGGCCCTCGCCGTCTGGCTGTTCGTCGGCAGCCGCACGCGGCCGGGCGACACGCCGGTCTCGCGCCTGGTGCGCCGGATCAACAATCTGGTCGCGCGCGTGATCCGCGCCCTGCCCCTGCCGAAGAAGCGACAAGCCGCATGA